A genomic segment from Capra hircus breed San Clemente chromosome 7, ASM170441v1, whole genome shotgun sequence encodes:
- the LOC102177976 gene encoding heterogeneous nuclear ribonucleoprotein A1-like, with protein MSKSESPKEPEELRKLFIGGLSFETTDESLRSHFEQWGTLTDCVVMRDPNTKRSRGFGFVTYTTVEEVDAAMNARPHKVDGRVVEPKRAISREDSQRPGAHLTVKKIFVGGIKEDTEEHHLRDYFEQYGKIEVIEIMTDRGSGKKRGFAFVTFDDHDSVDKIVIQKYHTVNGHNCEVRKALSKQEMASASSSQRGRSGSGNFGGGRGGGFGGNDNFGHGGNFSGRGGFGGSCGGGGYGGSGDGYNGFGNDGSNFGGGRSYNDFGNYNNQSSNFGPMKGGNFGGRSSGPYGGGGQYFAKPRNQGGYGGSSSSSSYGSGRRF; from the coding sequence ATGTCTAAATCAGAGTCTCCCAAAGAGCCCGAAGAGCTGCGGAAGCTCTTCATCGGAGGATTGAGCTTTGAAACAACCGATGAGAGTCTGAGGAGCCATTTTGAGCAATGGGGAACGCTCACAGACTGTGTGGTAATGAGGGATCCAAACACCAAGCGCTCCAGAGGCTTCGGGTTTGTCACATACACCACGGTGGAGGAGGTGGATGCGGCCATGAATGCAAGGCCACACAAGGTGGACGGAAGAGTTGTGGAACCAAAGAGGGCCATCTCAAGAGAAGATTCTCAAAGACCTGGTGCCCACTTAACTGTGAAAAAGATTTTTGTTGGTGGCATTAAAGAAGACACTGAAGAACATCACCTGAGAGATTATTTTGAACAGTATGGGAAAATTGAAGTAATTGAAATCATGACTGACCGAGGCAGTGGCAAAAAGAGAGGCTTTGCTTTTGTAACCTTTGATGACCATGACTCCGTAGACAAGATTGTCATTCAGAAATACCACACTGTGAATGGCCACAACTGTGAAGTGAGAAAAGCCCTGTCTAAGCAAGAGAtggctagtgcttcatccagccagagaGGTCGAAGTGGTTCTGGAAACTTTGGTGGCGGTCGTGGAGGTGGTTTTGGTGGGAATGACAACTTTGGTCATGGAGGAAACTTCAGTGGTCGAGGTGGCTTTGGTGGCAGCTGCGGTGGTGGCGGATATGGTGGCAGTGGGGATGGATATAATGGATTTGGTAATGATGGAAGCAATTTTGGAGGTGGCAGAAGCTACAATGATTTTGGCAATTACAACAATCAATCTTCAAATTTTGGACCCATGAAAGGAGGAAACTTTGGAGGGAGAAGTTCTGGCCCCTATGGTGGTGGAGGCCAATACTTTGCCAAACCACGAAACCAAGGTGGCTATGGTGgctccagcagcagcagtagctatgGCAGTGGCAGAAGGTTTTAA